In Gordonia phthalatica, one genomic interval encodes:
- a CDS encoding NAD-glutamate dehydrogenase, with protein sequence MPNVDEVEPTPPTGPRALLLDRGRQIHVNDAPDRSGEDIAAEFAAFYFPESPDAAAVSGDSWSRLKRHLELGDTREAGETAVGTTELADGSIEVQVVADDIPLLVGSVLTVLDEAGLTIAANEHPILAVRRDANGRIEGLDETVTNVSGGSDAESWISVTTGPAPGCDIDRLRAEIGGALVRAQAVDGDTAEIARRLSDLAEAISDDDEDADLLSWFAIRDNFLAVGYREAVPGRPGLGVWRDAATLRPDPIDDADTLTVDHTYLPTGLLRTRFPVMLRVHVDGVEHQVVGAITSLGDYQSVRSVPGVRGKVGDVLRGLGLPEDSFGGIAALEVLQTYPLAELMVIDSDDLTRRIAQVLDAQTTRDPRFYARTGPDGFASILVFMPREQYSSDVRSRIVALLEDQLQGSQTEFLTKLSHLPLAQLLVVMRTDADVATAVGGDLLANLTDEARTWSDRVRAVQTADPEVARLLGTVGDRYRDEREPSDAAVDLPIAARLAAGDLHAYLDRTAADAWRFVLYLADTTAALTDVLPMLQSLGLTVVDEHPHTIDRPDGVAVNVYDFTVHPAPHVDVDDAPDPEGRIAEAFTDMWLGETEVDGFNELVLRAGLTSRTVAIVRTYARYLNQCGVGFTLAHMAEVLGDHRAVTQALVDLFVATFHPEQGSAERRDAADARLREHIAEILSLDADRVVSALAGTVRATLRTNFYIDDHRAGIRRTIAVKLDTGAIRQAPLPRPKYEIFVYSPKIEGVHLRFGDVARGGLRWSDRREDFRTEVLGLVKAQAVKNAVIVPVGAKGGFVVREPVPPTGDPAVDRQAFRDEGIACYRAFVGALLQITDNLDTVSGEVLPPARVVRRDGDDPYLVVAADKGTAAFSDIANAVADQYGYWLSDAFASGGSVGYDHKAMGITARGAWESVKRHFWEMGVDTQTQDFTAVGIGDMSGDVFGNGMLLSRHTRLVAAFDHRHIFIDPDPDPATSYPERARLFALPRSSWDDYDRTLISAGGGIWSREQKAIDISPQVRRALGLADAVTVLSPPELIRAILLAPVDLLYNGGIGTYVKSSDEANSAVGDKANDAIRVDANQLRVKVLGEGGNLGVTEHGRIEADLAGIRINSDALDNSAGVDCSDHEVNLKILLNAQVSGGALDADDRNDLLLSMTDDVAELVLADNIDQNAELGMARDTADDDTDLHGRMLGHLADAGVDLKLEALPTPGELKRRRSGELARGLTSPELATMMAHIKLDAKQRLLASPLPDNEMFDGLASAYFPEPVREKFADGIRAHRLRREIVTTVLVNRTVADGGMTHLYTLGETSGTDIGDAMRATVVATRVFGIGALLAELRGEKVAASVVDDATRRVRGLLAAGARWFLAHRPQPIAMAAETTRYADVADLGGRLDEWLSETSSREVARRRDILVDAGVRPAAAQAVAISPYRLQLLDVLDLAEITDRSPEEVGELLFTLVERFRIDELATHIAELDRSDRWSLLARLSLRDELHSVLHALTRAILSMSEPDEPTVQKIDDWEQSQSAMIGRAESTLDDLESDGHWDLATLSVAVRSLRGIVG encoded by the coding sequence GTGCCGAACGTAGACGAGGTGGAGCCGACCCCGCCGACCGGCCCGCGTGCGCTCCTCCTCGACAGAGGGAGGCAGATTCACGTGAACGACGCGCCGGATCGATCGGGCGAGGACATCGCCGCCGAGTTCGCTGCCTTCTATTTCCCCGAATCCCCGGATGCCGCTGCGGTGTCCGGGGATTCGTGGTCTCGCCTGAAGCGACACCTGGAGCTCGGTGACACCCGGGAGGCGGGGGAGACCGCAGTCGGCACCACCGAACTCGCCGACGGTTCGATCGAGGTGCAGGTGGTCGCCGACGACATCCCGCTGCTGGTCGGATCGGTGCTGACCGTCCTCGACGAGGCCGGCCTCACGATCGCGGCCAACGAGCACCCGATCCTCGCGGTCCGCCGCGACGCGAACGGCCGGATCGAGGGCCTCGACGAGACCGTCACGAACGTCAGCGGCGGCAGCGACGCGGAGTCGTGGATCAGCGTCACGACCGGCCCGGCGCCCGGCTGCGACATCGATCGGCTGCGCGCCGAGATCGGTGGCGCCCTGGTGCGCGCGCAGGCCGTCGACGGCGACACCGCGGAGATCGCCCGACGCCTGTCCGACCTCGCGGAGGCGATCAGCGACGACGACGAGGACGCCGACCTGCTGAGCTGGTTCGCGATCCGCGACAACTTCCTGGCCGTCGGCTACCGCGAGGCCGTGCCCGGACGCCCCGGGCTCGGTGTCTGGCGCGACGCGGCGACGCTGCGCCCGGATCCGATCGACGACGCCGACACCCTGACGGTCGATCACACCTACCTGCCCACGGGCCTGCTGCGCACCCGGTTCCCGGTGATGCTCCGCGTCCACGTCGACGGGGTGGAACACCAGGTGGTCGGCGCCATCACCTCGCTCGGCGACTACCAGTCGGTCCGATCGGTGCCGGGCGTCCGCGGCAAGGTCGGCGACGTCCTCCGCGGCCTGGGCCTGCCCGAGGACTCATTCGGCGGCATCGCGGCGCTGGAAGTCCTGCAGACCTATCCGCTCGCCGAACTGATGGTCATCGACAGCGACGACCTGACCCGCCGGATCGCCCAGGTCCTCGACGCACAGACCACCCGCGATCCGCGCTTCTACGCGCGGACCGGGCCGGACGGGTTCGCGAGCATCCTGGTGTTCATGCCGCGCGAGCAGTACTCGTCCGACGTGCGCTCCCGCATCGTCGCACTGCTCGAGGACCAGCTGCAGGGGAGTCAGACGGAGTTCCTCACCAAGCTGTCCCACCTTCCGCTGGCCCAGCTCCTGGTGGTGATGCGGACCGATGCCGACGTCGCGACCGCCGTGGGCGGCGACCTGCTGGCGAATCTCACCGACGAGGCGCGCACCTGGTCCGATCGCGTACGGGCCGTGCAGACCGCCGACCCGGAGGTCGCGCGGCTGCTCGGAACCGTGGGTGATCGCTATCGAGACGAACGCGAACCGTCCGACGCCGCCGTCGACCTGCCGATCGCCGCCAGGCTGGCCGCCGGCGACCTGCACGCCTACCTCGACCGCACGGCGGCCGACGCCTGGCGCTTCGTCCTCTACCTCGCCGACACCACCGCGGCCCTGACCGACGTCCTCCCGATGCTGCAGAGCCTCGGACTCACGGTGGTCGACGAGCACCCGCACACCATCGACCGGCCCGACGGCGTCGCCGTCAACGTCTACGACTTCACCGTGCACCCCGCACCGCACGTCGACGTCGACGACGCCCCGGATCCGGAGGGGCGGATCGCCGAGGCGTTCACCGACATGTGGCTCGGCGAGACCGAGGTCGACGGTTTCAACGAACTGGTGCTGCGCGCCGGCCTCACGTCCCGGACCGTCGCGATCGTCCGCACCTATGCCCGCTACCTCAACCAGTGCGGTGTCGGGTTCACCCTGGCGCACATGGCGGAGGTCCTCGGCGACCACCGCGCCGTGACGCAGGCCCTCGTCGACCTGTTCGTCGCCACCTTCCATCCCGAGCAGGGTTCGGCGGAGCGACGGGACGCCGCCGACGCGAGACTCCGCGAGCACATCGCCGAGATCCTCAGCCTCGATGCCGATCGGGTGGTGTCGGCGCTCGCAGGCACCGTCCGCGCCACCCTGCGCACCAACTTCTACATCGACGATCATCGGGCGGGCATCCGCCGCACCATCGCGGTCAAACTCGACACCGGCGCCATCCGGCAGGCGCCGCTCCCGCGGCCGAAGTACGAGATCTTCGTGTACTCGCCGAAGATCGAGGGCGTCCACCTGCGGTTCGGCGACGTGGCACGCGGCGGACTGCGCTGGTCGGACCGCCGCGAAGACTTCCGCACCGAGGTGTTGGGGCTGGTGAAGGCGCAGGCGGTGAAGAACGCGGTCATCGTGCCGGTCGGCGCCAAGGGCGGTTTCGTGGTCCGCGAACCCGTCCCGCCCACCGGCGACCCGGCCGTGGATCGGCAGGCGTTCCGCGACGAGGGCATCGCCTGCTATCGGGCGTTCGTCGGCGCACTGCTGCAGATCACCGACAACCTCGACACGGTCAGCGGCGAGGTCCTGCCGCCCGCGCGGGTGGTACGCCGCGACGGCGACGACCCGTACCTGGTGGTGGCCGCGGACAAGGGGACGGCGGCGTTCTCGGACATCGCCAACGCTGTCGCGGACCAGTACGGGTACTGGCTGTCGGACGCCTTCGCCTCCGGCGGATCGGTCGGCTACGACCACAAGGCCATGGGCATCACCGCGCGCGGCGCCTGGGAGTCGGTGAAACGGCACTTCTGGGAGATGGGGGTGGACACCCAGACCCAGGACTTCACCGCGGTCGGCATCGGCGACATGAGTGGCGACGTCTTCGGCAACGGCATGCTCCTGTCGCGGCACACGCGGCTCGTCGCCGCGTTCGACCATCGCCACATCTTCATCGACCCCGACCCCGACCCGGCGACGTCGTATCCGGAACGCGCGCGACTATTCGCACTGCCGCGATCGTCGTGGGACGACTACGACCGCACGCTCATCTCGGCCGGCGGCGGCATCTGGTCGCGGGAACAGAAGGCGATCGACATCAGCCCCCAGGTGCGGCGGGCGCTCGGCCTCGCGGACGCGGTGACCGTCCTGTCGCCGCCGGAACTGATCCGGGCGATCCTCCTCGCCCCCGTCGACCTGCTGTACAACGGCGGCATCGGCACCTACGTGAAATCCTCCGACGAGGCGAACTCGGCGGTCGGCGACAAGGCCAACGACGCGATCCGCGTCGACGCGAATCAGCTGCGCGTCAAGGTGCTCGGGGAGGGCGGCAACCTCGGAGTCACCGAGCACGGCCGGATCGAAGCCGACCTCGCGGGCATCCGCATCAACAGCGACGCCCTCGACAACTCGGCGGGCGTCGACTGCTCCGATCACGAGGTCAACCTGAAAATCCTGCTCAATGCCCAGGTGTCCGGCGGTGCACTCGACGCCGACGACCGCAACGATCTGCTGCTGTCGATGACCGACGACGTCGCGGAGCTGGTGCTGGCCGACAACATCGATCAGAACGCCGAACTCGGGATGGCGCGCGACACCGCGGACGACGACACGGACCTGCACGGCCGGATGCTCGGTCATCTCGCGGACGCGGGCGTCGACCTGAAGCTGGAGGCACTGCCGACCCCGGGAGAACTGAAGCGTCGACGCTCGGGAGAACTCGCGCGCGGGCTCACCAGCCCCGAGCTCGCGACGATGATGGCGCACATCAAACTCGACGCGAAGCAGCGGCTGCTGGCCTCGCCGCTGCCCGACAACGAGATGTTCGACGGCCTCGCCTCGGCGTACTTCCCGGAGCCGGTGCGGGAGAAGTTCGCCGACGGCATCCGGGCGCACCGACTGCGCCGCGAGATCGTGACGACGGTCCTGGTGAACCGGACGGTCGCCGACGGCGGCATGACCCACCTGTACACGCTGGGCGAGACGTCCGGCACCGACATCGGTGACGCGATGCGCGCGACGGTCGTCGCGACCCGGGTGTTCGGCATCGGCGCGCTGCTGGCGGAACTGCGCGGCGAGAAGGTCGCGGCGTCGGTGGTCGACGACGCCACCCGACGGGTCCGCGGGCTCCTGGCCGCCGGCGCCCGCTGGTTCCTGGCGCACCGGCCGCAGCCGATCGCGATGGCGGCCGAGACCACCCGCTACGCCGACGTCGCCGACCTCGGGGGACGCCTGGATGAGTGGCTCAGCGAGACCTCGTCCCGGGAGGTGGCGCGGCGCCGCGACATCCTGGTGGACGCCGGGGTGCGCCCGGCCGCGGCACAGGCCGTTGCGATCAGCCCGTACCGCCTGCAGCTGCTGGATGTGCTGGACCTCGCCGAGATCACCGACCGGTCGCCCGAGGAGGTCGGCGAGCTGCTGTTCACCCTGGTAGAACGGTTCCGGATCGACGAGCTCGCCACTCACATCGCCGAACTGGACCGCAGCGACCGGTGGTCGCTCTTGGCGCGACTGTCTCTGCGCGACGAACTGCACTCGGTGCTGCACGCGCTCACCCGCGCGATCCTGTCGATGTCGGAGCCGGACGAGCCGACCGTGCAGAAGATCGACGACTGGGAGCAGTCGCAGTCGGCGATGATCGGTCGCGCGGAATCGACCCTCGACGACCTCGAATCCGACGGGCACTGGGACCTGGCCACGCTGTCGGTGGCCGTCCGATCCCTGCGCGGCATCGTGGGTTAA
- a CDS encoding acyl-CoA thioesterase, which translates to MADLENPGDEKQAQRRLFADNGHTTDRGYVVTVPVRWSDMDVFQHINHARMVTLLEEARIPWLFYDDKPTAPMRKGCLVADLHVKYQGQIRHDESPITVTMFVEKLRAVDFTVGYEVRPHGAAPDSKPAVVASTQLVSFDIDTQRPRRMPPEEKAYLQSFLREPGQSAK; encoded by the coding sequence ATGGCTGATCTCGAGAATCCCGGTGATGAGAAGCAGGCTCAGCGAAGGCTTTTCGCCGACAACGGCCACACCACCGACCGCGGCTACGTGGTCACGGTCCCGGTCCGTTGGTCCGACATGGATGTCTTCCAGCACATCAACCACGCGCGGATGGTGACGCTCCTGGAAGAAGCGCGGATCCCGTGGCTGTTCTACGACGACAAGCCGACGGCGCCGATGCGCAAGGGCTGTCTGGTGGCGGACCTCCACGTGAAGTACCAGGGCCAGATCCGGCACGACGAGTCGCCGATCACCGTGACCATGTTCGTCGAGAAGCTCCGCGCCGTCGACTTCACCGTGGGCTACGAGGTGCGTCCCCACGGCGCGGCTCCCGACTCCAAGCCGGCGGTCGTGGCGTCGACGCAGCTGGTGTCCTTCGACATCGACACCCAGCGTCCGCGGCGCATGCCGCCGGAGGAGAAGGCCTACCTGCAGTCGTTCCTGCGCGAGCCCGGACAGTCGGCGAAGTGA